One stretch of Danio rerio strain Tuebingen ecotype United States chromosome 6, GRCz12tu, whole genome shotgun sequence DNA includes these proteins:
- the gcdha gene encoding glutaryl-CoA dehydrogenase a (The RefSeq protein has 2 substitutions compared to this genomic sequence) yields the protein MALKTALSRLLVNSQRCPLMCVSRAQGTLAPAAYDKEERIKKTSKQPKVTFDWRDALDLEGQLTEEEIMIRDSFRTYCEDKLMPRIIMANRNEHFHREILNEMGELGVLGPTIQGYGCAGTSYVAYGLIAREVERVDSGYRSVMSVQSSLVMHPINAYGTEEQKQKYLPKLARGEILGCFGLTEPNHGSDPAGMETKAKYNPSSRTYSISGTKTWITNSPYADICVVWAKCEDGKVRGFVLERGMKGLSTPKIEGKFSLRASATGMIVMDEVEVPEENLLPHVSGLAGPFGCLNNARFGIAWGALGAAEFCFHAARQYTMDRIQFGVPLARNQLIQKKMADMLTEITIGLQSCLQLGRLIDQKKHTPEMISLLKRNSCGKALDIARQARDMLGGNGIADEYHIIRHVMNLEAVNTYEGTHDIHALILGRAITGLQSFTVGK from the exons ATGGCATTGAGAACAGCTTTGTCTCGTCTGCTGGTGAACTCACAGAGATGTCCTCTGATGTGTGTGTCGAGGGCCCAGGGCACTTTAGCACCTGCTGCATATG acaaAGAGGAGCGAgtcaaaaaaacatcaaaacaac CTAAGGTAACCTTTGACTGGCGTGACGCGTTGGATCTGGAAGGGCAGCTCACAGAGGAGGAGATCATGATCAGAGACAGTTTCCGCACATACTGTGAGGACAAGCTCATGCCACGCATCATCATGGCCAACAGGAATGAAC ATTTCCATCGGGAGATTTTAAATGAGATGGGAGAGCTTGGTGTCCTTGGGCCTACAATTCAAG GATATGGCTGTGCAGGCACTAGTTATGTGGCGTACGGTCTGATCGCCAGGGAGGTGGAGAGGGTCGACAGCGGATACAGATCAGTTATGAGTGTCCAGTCCTCACTGGTCATGCACCCCATCAATGCCTATGgcacagaagagcagaagcaGAAATATCTGCCTAAACTGG CTCGTGGAGAGATTCTGGGCTGTTTTGGTCTAACAGAACCAAACCACGGAAGTGACCCCGCTGGAATGGAGACTAAAGCCAAATACAACCCCTCCAGCAGAACTTACAGCATCAGTGGGACAAAAACATG GATCACCAACTCTCCGTATGCTGATATCTGTGTGGTGTGGGCAAAATGTGAGGATGGCAAAGTGAGAGGGTTTGTCCTGGAGAGAGGGATGAAGGGGTTGAGCACCCCGAAaatagagggcaaattctccctCAGAGCTTCAGCCACCGGGATGATTGTGATGGATGAGGTGGAGGTGCCAGAGGAAAACCTGCTGCCCCACGTGTCTGGCCTagct GGGCCCTTTGGCTGCCTGAATAATGCCCGCTTTGGCATTGCGTGGGGCGCTCTGGGTGCTGCTGAATTTTGTTTCCATGCTGCTCGTCAGTACACCATGGACAG AATCCAGTTTGGCGTCCCTCTCGCCAGAAACCAACTCATCCAGAAGAAGATGGCAGACATGCTGACAGAAATTACAATCGGCCTGCAGTCCTGTTTACAACTGGGCAGACTCATTGACCAAAAAAA ACACACACCAGAGATGATCTCCCTGCTGAAGCGAAACTCATGTGGTAAAGCCCTGGACATCGCCAGACAGGCCAGAGACATGCTGGGAGGAAACGGCATAGCAGACGAATACCACATCATACGGCACGTCATGAACCTAGAGGCCGTCAACACATACGAAG GCACTCATGACATTCATGCGTTGATTTTGGGCAGAGCCATCACTGGACTCCAGTCTTTTACTGTTGGAAAATAA